From one Ictalurus punctatus breed USDA103 chromosome 20, Coco_2.0, whole genome shotgun sequence genomic stretch:
- the LOC108280615 gene encoding polymeric immunoglobulin receptor has product MCCLFIVILFISNVGSQASMKFCLQTGASVTIPCHYDRKYVHHRKYWCYNNRVSFGSCKIQAYTSETQGKVTVTDNPAESLFTVMMKDLQTENTGWYWCAVEINGLRDVNENLYITVKSDPDLSVMESRVSGEQGCSVTVHCLYSAAYRNTQKQWCRFKDKRCYNVGRTATSQNSAVHVHDDGRGSFSVQMRGLKKSDAGWYWCSAGDLQVPVYISVYGDAPDSSDSKECIKPEMFCIAHR; this is encoded by the exons ATGTGCtgcctttttattgtcattcttttcatttcaa ATGTTGGCAGTCAGGCATCAATGAAGTTTTGTCTTCAAACTGGAGCATCTGTCACCATTCCATGTCATTACGATAGGAAATATGTACATCATAGGAAATACTGGTGCTATAATAATCGTGTATCATTCGGATCCTGCAAAATTCAGGCGTATACCAGTGAGACACAGGGGAAAGTGACAGTGACTGATAACCCAGCTGAGAGTCTCTTTACTGTGATGATGAAAGATCTCCAGACAGAAAACACTGGATGGTACTGGTGTGCTGTAGAGATAAATGGATTGAGAGATGTTAATGAAAATCTCTACATCACAGTGAAATCAG ATCCTGATCTGTCTGTGATGGAGAGCAGAGTGAGTGGTGAGCAAGGATGCAGTGTCACAGTCCACTGTCTCTACAGCGCTGCGTATCGGAATACACAGAAACAGTGGTGCAGATTTAAAGACAAGCGCTGCTACAATGTGGGGAGGACTGCCACAtcccagaattcagcagtgcacGTCCATGATGATGGGAGAGGATCCTTCAGTGTGCAGATGAGGGGACTGAAGAAGAGTGATGCTGGCTGGTACTGGTGCAGTGCAGGAGATCTGCAGGTTCCTGTTTACATCAGTGTCTATGGTGATGCTCCAG ATTCGTCAGATTCCAAAGAATGCAT AAAGCCAGAGATGTTCTGTATTGCACACAGGTGA
- the LOC108280616 gene encoding polymeric immunoglobulin receptor isoform X2: MCCLFIFILFISNVGSQASRKLSLHTGASVTIPCYYDRNYIQHKKYWCYNNVESFSFCKIQAYTSETQGKVTVTDNPAESLFTVTMNNLQTENTGWYWCAVEINGLRDVHENLYITVKSDPDLSVMESRVSGEEGGSVTVQCLYSAAYQNTQKQWCRFIDSRCNNTGRTATSQKSAVNLSDDGRRSFSVQMSGLKKSDAGWYWCGAGDLQVPVHISVYGDAPDSSDSKECIKPEMFCIAHR, from the exons ATGTGCtgcctttttattttcattcttttcatttcaa ATGTTGGCAGTCAGGCATCGAGGAAGTTAAGTCTTCACACTGGAGCATCTGTCACCATCCCATGTTATTACGATAGGAATTATATTCAACATAAGAAATACTGGTGCTATAATAATGTTGAATCATTCAGTTTCTGCAAAATTCAGGCATATACCAGTGAGACACAGGGGAAAGTGACAGTGACTGATAACCCAGCTGAGAGTCTCTTTACTGTGACTATGAATAATCTCCAGACAGAAAACACTGGATGGTACTGGTGTGCTGTAGAGATAAATGGATTGAGAGATGTTCATGAAAATCTCTACATCACAGTGAAATCAG ATCCTGATCTGTCTGTGATGGAGAGCAGAGTGAGTGGTGAGGAAGGAGGCAGCGTCACAGTCCAGTGTCTCTACAGCGCTGCGTATCAGAATACACAGAAGCAGTGGTGCAGATTTATAGACAGCCGCTGCAACAATACGGGGAGGACTGCCACATCCCAGAAGTCAGCAGTGAACCTCAGTGATGATGGGAGAAGATCCTTCAGTGTGCAGATGAGTGGACTGAAGAAGAGTGATGCTGGCTGGTACTGGTGCGGTGCAGGAGATCTGCAGGTTCCTGTTCACATCAGTGTCTATGGTGATGCTCCAG ATTCGTCAGATTCCAAAGAATGCAT AAAGCCAGAGATGTTCTGTATTGCACACAGGTGA
- the LOC108280616 gene encoding polymeric immunoglobulin receptor isoform X1 has protein sequence MCCLFIFILFISNVGSQASRKLSLHTGASVTIPCYYDRNYIQHKKYWCYNNVESFSFCKIQAYTSETQGKVTVTDNPAESLFTVTMNNLQTENTGWYWCAVEINGLRDVHENLYITVKSDPDLSVMESRVSGEEGGSVTVQCLYSAAYQNTQKQWCRFIDSRCNNTGRTATSQKSAVNLSDDGRRSFSVQMSGLKKSDAGWYWCGAGDLQVPVHISVYGDAPATIDSSDSKECIKPEMFCIAHR, from the exons ATGTGCtgcctttttattttcattcttttcatttcaa ATGTTGGCAGTCAGGCATCGAGGAAGTTAAGTCTTCACACTGGAGCATCTGTCACCATCCCATGTTATTACGATAGGAATTATATTCAACATAAGAAATACTGGTGCTATAATAATGTTGAATCATTCAGTTTCTGCAAAATTCAGGCATATACCAGTGAGACACAGGGGAAAGTGACAGTGACTGATAACCCAGCTGAGAGTCTCTTTACTGTGACTATGAATAATCTCCAGACAGAAAACACTGGATGGTACTGGTGTGCTGTAGAGATAAATGGATTGAGAGATGTTCATGAAAATCTCTACATCACAGTGAAATCAG ATCCTGATCTGTCTGTGATGGAGAGCAGAGTGAGTGGTGAGGAAGGAGGCAGCGTCACAGTCCAGTGTCTCTACAGCGCTGCGTATCAGAATACACAGAAGCAGTGGTGCAGATTTATAGACAGCCGCTGCAACAATACGGGGAGGACTGCCACATCCCAGAAGTCAGCAGTGAACCTCAGTGATGATGGGAGAAGATCCTTCAGTGTGCAGATGAGTGGACTGAAGAAGAGTGATGCTGGCTGGTACTGGTGCGGTGCAGGAGATCTGCAGGTTCCTGTTCACATCAGTGTCTATGGTGATGCTCCAG cTACAATAGATTCGTCAGATTCCAAAGAATGCAT AAAGCCAGAGATGTTCTGTATTGCACACAGGTGA
- the LOC124626038 gene encoding polymeric immunoglobulin receptor isoform X1, with the protein MCCLFIFILFISNVGSQASRKLSLQTGASVTIPCYYNRNYIQHKKYWCYNNVESFSFCEIQAYTSETQGKVTVTDNPAESLFTVTMNNLQTENTGMYWCAVEIDGIFDPDVTEEAFNITVKSDPDLSVMESRVSGEEGGNVTVQCNYSTEHQNTQKQWCRFKDKRCNNVERTATSQKSTVHLNDDGRGSFSVQMSGLKKSDAGWYWCGAGDLQVPVYISVYGDAPDSSDSKECIKPEMFCIAHR; encoded by the exons ATGTGCtgcctttttattttcattcttttcatttcaa ATGTTGGCAGTCAGGCATCGAGGAAGTTAAGTCTTCAAACTGGAGCATCTGTCACCATCCCATGTTATTACAATAGGAATTATATTCAACATAAGAAATACTGGTGCTATAATAATGTTGAATCATTCAGTTTCTGCGAAATTCAGGCGTATACCAGTGAGACACAGGGGAAAGTGACAGTGACTGATAACCCAGCTGAGAGTCTCTTTACTGTGACTATGAATAATCTCCAGACAGAAAACACTGGAATGTACTGGTGTGCTGTAGAGATAGATGGAATATTCGATCCAGATGTTACAGAAGAAGCCTTTAATATCACAGTGAAATCAG ATCCTGATCTGTCTGTGATGGAGAGCAGAGTGAGTGGTGAGGAAGGAGGCAACGTCACAGTCCAGTGTAACTACAGCACTGAGCATCAGAATACACAGAAGCAGTGGTGCAGATTTAAAGACAAGCGCTGCAACAATGTGGAGAGGACTGCCACATCCCAGAAGTCAACAGTGCACCTCAATGATGATGGGAGAGGATCCTTCAGTGTGCAGATGAGTGGACTGAAGAAGAGTGATGCTGGCTGGTACTGGTGTGGTGCAGGAGATCTGCAGGTTCCTGTTTACATCAGTGTCTATGGTGATGCTCCAG ATTCGTCAGATTCCAAAGAATGCAT AAAACCAGAGATGTTCTGTATTGCACACAGGTGA
- the LOC124626038 gene encoding polymeric immunoglobulin receptor isoform X2: MCCLFIFILFISNVGSQASRKLSLQTGASVTIPCYYNRNYIQHKKYWCYNNVESFSFCEIQAYTSETQGKVTVTDNPAESLFTVTMNNLQTENTGMYWCAVEIDGIFDPDVTEEAFNITVKSDPDLSVMESRVSGEEGGNVTVQCNYSTEHQNTQKQWCRFKDKRCNNVERTATSQKSTVHLNDDGRGSFSVQMSGLKKSDAGWYWCGAGDLQVPVYISVYGDAPGERGDRGGIGNL; encoded by the exons ATGTGCtgcctttttattttcattcttttcatttcaa ATGTTGGCAGTCAGGCATCGAGGAAGTTAAGTCTTCAAACTGGAGCATCTGTCACCATCCCATGTTATTACAATAGGAATTATATTCAACATAAGAAATACTGGTGCTATAATAATGTTGAATCATTCAGTTTCTGCGAAATTCAGGCGTATACCAGTGAGACACAGGGGAAAGTGACAGTGACTGATAACCCAGCTGAGAGTCTCTTTACTGTGACTATGAATAATCTCCAGACAGAAAACACTGGAATGTACTGGTGTGCTGTAGAGATAGATGGAATATTCGATCCAGATGTTACAGAAGAAGCCTTTAATATCACAGTGAAATCAG ATCCTGATCTGTCTGTGATGGAGAGCAGAGTGAGTGGTGAGGAAGGAGGCAACGTCACAGTCCAGTGTAACTACAGCACTGAGCATCAGAATACACAGAAGCAGTGGTGCAGATTTAAAGACAAGCGCTGCAACAATGTGGAGAGGACTGCCACATCCCAGAAGTCAACAGTGCACCTCAATGATGATGGGAGAGGATCCTTCAGTGTGCAGATGAGTGGACTGAAGAAGAGTGATGCTGGCTGGTACTGGTGTGGTGCAGGAGATCTGCAGGTTCCTGTTTACATCAGTGTCTATGGTGATGCTCCAG GTGAAAGAGGTGATCGTGGTGGCATTGGGAATTTATGA
- the LOC124626038 gene encoding CMRF35-like molecule 5 isoform X3, with the protein MYWCAVEIDGIFDPDVTEEAFNITVKSDPDLSVMESRVSGEEGGNVTVQCNYSTEHQNTQKQWCRFKDKRCNNVERTATSQKSTVHLNDDGRGSFSVQMSGLKKSDAGWYWCGAGDLQVPVYISVYGDAPDSSDSKECIKPEMFCIAHR; encoded by the exons ATGTACTGGTGTGCTGTAGAGATAGATGGAATATTCGATCCAGATGTTACAGAAGAAGCCTTTAATATCACAGTGAAATCAG ATCCTGATCTGTCTGTGATGGAGAGCAGAGTGAGTGGTGAGGAAGGAGGCAACGTCACAGTCCAGTGTAACTACAGCACTGAGCATCAGAATACACAGAAGCAGTGGTGCAGATTTAAAGACAAGCGCTGCAACAATGTGGAGAGGACTGCCACATCCCAGAAGTCAACAGTGCACCTCAATGATGATGGGAGAGGATCCTTCAGTGTGCAGATGAGTGGACTGAAGAAGAGTGATGCTGGCTGGTACTGGTGTGGTGCAGGAGATCTGCAGGTTCCTGTTTACATCAGTGTCTATGGTGATGCTCCAG ATTCGTCAGATTCCAAAGAATGCAT AAAACCAGAGATGTTCTGTATTGCACACAGGTGA
- the LOC108280290 gene encoding polymeric immunoglobulin receptor: MCCLFIFILFISNVGSQASRKLSLHTGASVTIPCYYDRNYIQHKKYWCYNNRVSFVSCTIQAYSNQTQGKVTVIDNPAESLFTVTMNNLQTENTGWYWCAVEINGLRDVHENLYITVKSDPDLSVMESRVSGEEGGSVTVQCFYSAEYQNKQKQWCRFIDSRCNNTGRTATSQNSAVHLSDDGRGSFSVQMSGLKKSDAGWYWCGAGDLQVPVHIAVNTSTVPPNGTKNTDEQTDNSMHELMTVWLLLAVGLGLLLILVSIVAYMLRKTCKKENKTRIRMESNDATAHTPPSALDHEGDVIYTSVFNVTTNQAHSLIVKDDEVTYSNMNSQTFKNDEVTYGNVHPPGVRDDELTYSTVVHE, translated from the exons ATGTGCtgcctttttattttcattcttttcatttcaa ATGTTGGCAGTCAGGCATCGAGGAAGTTAAGTCTTCACACTGGAGCATCTGTCACCATCCCATGTTATTACGATAGGAATTATATTCAACATAAGAAATACTGGTGCTATAATAATCGGGTATCATTCGTATCCTGCACAATTCAGGCTTATTCCAATCAGACACAGGGGAAAGTGACAGTGATTGATAACCCGGCTGAGAGTCTCTTTACTGTGACTATGAATAATCTCCAGACAGAAAACACTGGATGGTACTGGTGTGCTGTAGAGATAAATGGATTGAGAGATGTTCATGAAAATCTCTACATCACGGTGAAATCAG ATCCTGATCTGTCTGTGATGGAGAGCAGAGTGAGTGGTGAGGAAGGAGGCAGTGTCACAGTCCAGTGTTTCTACAGCGCTGAGTATCAGAATAAACAGAAGCAGTGGTGCAGATTCATAGACAGCCGCTGCAACAATACGGGGAGGACTGCCACATCCCAGAATTCAGCAGTCCACCTCAGTGATGATGGGAGAGGATCCTTCAGTGTGCAGATGAGTGGACTGAAGAAGAGTGATGCTGGCTGGTACTGGTGCGGAGCAGGAGATCTGCAGGTTCCTGTTCACATTGCAGTTAATACTTCAACAG TTCCCCCAAATGGGACCAAAAATAcagatgaacagacagacaatTCAAT GCATGAACTGATGACTGTTTGGCTTCTGCTGGCTGTAGGACTGGGGCTGCTGCTCATTCTGGTCAGCATTGTAGCTTACATGTTGAGGAAGACGTGCA agaaggaaaataaaacaaggatTAGAATGGAGAGCAATGACGCCACTGCTCACACG CCACCATCAGCACTGGATCATGAAGGAGATGTGATCTACACCTCTGTGTTCAACGTAACCACAAATCAAGCT CATTCTCTGATAGTCAAAGATGACGAGGTGACCTACAGCAATAtg AATTCTCAGACATTCAAAAACGATGAGGTGACCTATGGCAATGTG CATCCTCCCGGAGTCAGAGACGATGAGTTGACCTACAGCACTGTGGTTCATGAGTAA